The following proteins are co-located in the Frigidibacter mobilis genome:
- a CDS encoding FadR/GntR family transcriptional regulator has product MNSDGQDMIAEIAGRIRGLAAEGRLPAERELADRLGVNRYVLRKALEDLRQKEEIPASQPRNRGKRRSLGAGGIIDLTSPAELWEVRLSLEPEIARLAAVRGTSAELDAIKVAHQRSEPTVFDLELDIGFHRAIAIASHNALALHLMDQVMEVTRDPGFRSRFPAFTTETGWRHHEMLVEAIRARHASEAEEAMRLHLTAILQWLNGGADPARYAVK; this is encoded by the coding sequence ATGAACAGTGACGGTCAGGACATGATCGCAGAGATCGCAGGGCGAATTCGTGGGTTGGCGGCCGAGGGGCGCCTGCCCGCGGAACGCGAGCTGGCCGACAGACTTGGCGTGAACCGCTATGTGCTGCGCAAGGCGCTTGAGGATCTGCGGCAGAAGGAAGAGATCCCTGCAAGCCAGCCGCGCAACCGGGGCAAGCGCCGCTCCCTGGGGGCCGGCGGCATTATCGACCTGACCAGCCCGGCCGAGCTGTGGGAGGTACGACTGTCGCTGGAACCCGAGATCGCGCGGCTGGCAGCGGTGCGCGGCACCTCGGCCGAGCTTGACGCGATCAAGGTTGCGCATCAGCGATCTGAACCGACGGTGTTCGATCTGGAACTGGACATCGGCTTTCACCGAGCCATCGCCATCGCCAGCCACAACGCGCTGGCGCTACATCTGATGGACCAGGTGATGGAGGTAACGCGCGACCCCGGCTTTCGGTCGCGGTTCCCGGCCTTCACCACCGAGACAGGATGGCGCCACCACGAGATGCTGGTCGAGGCGATCCGCGCCCGGCACGCCTCGGAGGCGGAAGAAGCGATGCGACTGCACCTGACCGCAATCTTGCAATGGCTGAACGGCGGCGCGGATCCCGCGCGCTATGCCGTGAAATGA
- a CDS encoding flavin reductase family protein: MTRPVLPEPDAISFRAAMRLPATSVTVLAAGSGVARNGLTASAVCSLSDAPPMILACVNLASAALPLIRETGCFSANFLTDTQSHVAERFAGRTKVYGADRFTEGDWKTLVTGAPVLMDALSVFDCRLEREHDSPTHAILIGRVMGMVRNDDSRSLIYSAGAFAYPAELRA, translated from the coding sequence GTGACCAGACCTGTGCTTCCCGAGCCCGATGCAATCAGCTTCCGCGCGGCGATGCGGCTGCCCGCCACCTCGGTGACGGTGCTTGCCGCGGGCAGCGGCGTGGCGCGCAACGGGTTGACCGCCTCGGCGGTCTGCTCGCTGTCGGATGCACCGCCGATGATCCTTGCCTGCGTGAACCTGGCCTCGGCAGCGCTGCCGCTGATCCGCGAGACCGGCTGCTTCAGCGCGAATTTCCTGACCGATACGCAAAGCCATGTCGCCGAGCGTTTCGCCGGCCGCACCAAGGTGTACGGCGCGGATCGCTTCACCGAGGGCGATTGGAAGACATTGGTAACCGGGGCGCCGGTGCTGATGGATGCGCTGTCGGTCTTCGATTGCAGGCTGGAGCGGGAACATGACAGCCCGACCCATGCCATCCTGATCGGCAGGGTGATGGGCATGGTCCGCAATGACGACAGCCGCAGCCTGATCTATTCGGCGGGGGCCTTCGCATACCCGGCAGAGCTGCGGGCCTGA
- a CDS encoding FadR/GntR family transcriptional regulator has product MGAEQAVRFADAQDDGLSPVTEAILRIQAQDGFLPAERSLAQRLNIKRHLLRRALLALRHRGELPQPRPRRSLPAAGRVGGIARDTNPVEVMELRLMIEPPLARLAAVRASPNQIAQMLALVDGGGHSGGSAADLHRLIAAASGNALARVIHDMVRSIDHEVRLTAHAGNLHPANDADEHRAIVEAIAGRNPEAAEAAMRVHLASIHRVLSAILG; this is encoded by the coding sequence ATGGGCGCCGAGCAGGCCGTACGATTCGCGGATGCACAAGATGACGGCCTTTCCCCGGTGACGGAGGCGATCTTGCGCATTCAGGCGCAGGACGGTTTCCTGCCGGCCGAACGCTCCCTTGCCCAACGGCTGAACATCAAGCGCCACCTGCTGCGCCGGGCGCTTCTGGCGCTGCGGCACCGGGGCGAGTTGCCGCAGCCGCGGCCGCGGCGGTCGCTGCCTGCGGCCGGACGGGTGGGGGGCATCGCGCGCGATACGAACCCGGTCGAGGTGATGGAACTGCGCCTGATGATCGAGCCGCCGCTGGCACGGCTTGCCGCGGTCCGGGCCTCCCCTAACCAGATCGCGCAGATGCTGGCGCTGGTCGACGGGGGCGGGCATTCGGGCGGCTCGGCGGCGGATCTGCACCGGCTGATCGCGGCGGCCTCGGGCAACGCGCTGGCACGGGTCATCCATGACATGGTCCGCAGCATCGACCATGAGGTCCGGCTGACCGCCCATGCCGGCAACCTGCACCCTGCCAATGACGCGGATGAGCATCGCGCCATCGTCGAGGCCATCGCCGGGCGCAACCCCGAGGCGGCAGAGGCGGCGATGCGGGTTCACCTGGCCTCGATCCACCGGGTGCTGTCGGCGATCCTTGGCTGA
- a CDS encoding putative B6 ABC transporter substrate-binding protein → MLSLLRSSSAALALLAVTMPPALAADVDTIAIVTPEQGTDFGWNQQGIEGLEAAAKATGTEAIIAQGLGYGNVRPTLRELAEDGAQLIIAHASGYSTEAIEVAKEMGVHMVTGNPSEPPLVANYNLTAEKGAYLAGVLAAKMTRTKVLGIVVSSESPNWNAQSAGFAQGVRATSPEIELRYAIIGPAAYADVAGARRVTESVIASNADIIFGQGNGSSFGMIQAVETVTPPSGEKVWFIDVIGDKTSIDKGHLLSSVIWDMAPVFTQMVEDVRADTFGTNTYALALEDGSQRLLQTGHIPAEIWAELEAVKAQIIAGEITVDLVLEPAATRAMMSTTLAAAE, encoded by the coding sequence ATGCTCAGCCTGCTCCGCTCCTCTTCCGCCGCGCTTGCACTGCTCGCGGTGACCATGCCCCCGGCCCTTGCGGCCGATGTGGATACCATCGCCATCGTCACCCCCGAACAGGGCACCGACTTTGGCTGGAACCAGCAAGGGATCGAGGGGCTGGAAGCGGCCGCCAAGGCGACGGGCACCGAGGCGATCATCGCCCAGGGGCTTGGCTACGGCAACGTGCGCCCGACCCTGCGCGAACTGGCCGAGGACGGGGCGCAGCTCATCATCGCCCATGCCTCGGGCTATTCGACCGAAGCCATCGAGGTCGCCAAGGAAATGGGCGTCCACATGGTCACGGGCAACCCCTCGGAACCACCACTGGTCGCCAACTACAACCTGACCGCCGAGAAGGGTGCCTATCTGGCAGGCGTGCTGGCGGCGAAGATGACCAGGACCAAGGTGCTTGGCATCGTCGTCTCATCCGAAAGCCCAAACTGGAATGCCCAGTCGGCCGGCTTTGCCCAGGGCGTGCGTGCCACCTCGCCCGAGATCGAACTGCGCTATGCGATCATCGGGCCGGCGGCCTATGCCGATGTGGCTGGCGCGCGGCGGGTGACGGAAAGCGTCATCGCGTCCAATGCCGACATCATCTTCGGGCAGGGCAACGGGTCATCCTTCGGCATGATCCAGGCAGTCGAGACGGTGACCCCGCCTTCGGGCGAGAAGGTCTGGTTCATCGACGTGATCGGCGACAAGACATCCATCGACAAGGGCCACCTGCTGTCCTCGGTCATCTGGGACATGGCCCCGGTTTTCACCCAGATGGTCGAGGATGTGCGCGCCGATACCTTCGGCACCAACACCTACGCGCTGGCGCTGGAGGATGGCAGCCAGCGGCTGCTGCAGACAGGCCATATCCCGGCAGAGATCTGGGCAGAGTTGGAGGCTGTGAAGGCACAGATCATCGCCGGCGAGATCACCGTGGATCTGGTGCTGGAACCGGCGGCGACGCGGGCGATGATGTCCACGACGCTTGCCGCGGCCGAGTAA
- a CDS encoding putative B6 ABC transporter ATP-binding protein — MTASPSPIVSLRDVTKRFPGVLANDRVSLDFFPGEVHALLGENGAGKSTLISMLAGVQRPDEGEIAVSGAAVAIASPKHALSLGIGTVYQHRMLVPTLTVAENLMLGAPWWRRPALGGIRARFGEAAAAFGVSVDPDARVENLSLGEQQQVEIIRALWRGGRLLVLDEPTAMLSPRGVEELGAMMKRMTALGIGIVFITHHLTEALEFGDRVSVLRSGRSVGGIGPEALKTLPRPEAMAEVVRLMFGTGLATAEAAEGEAHVPRVLLATKMLEVVGLSGRSPRSGSSFEDVSFHVRKGEIFGIAGVDGNGQTPLAEALAGQISATGSVVLEGRELGPASVAQRYQLGLRYATDDRNGEGMVGKLPISTNMVLKEIGAAPFWRRGIERRAAIDAHARALFVAHDVRAPGIHTPVGRLSGGNIQKVLLARELSGNPKVIVYSKPTHGLDLRNIEATRRRIRETAEAGVASVLISTDLGEVLALSDRIGVMVRGRLVGIVENGPEARRDVGRLMAGITEQEAA; from the coding sequence ATGACCGCCTCCCCTTCCCCCATTGTCTCGCTGCGCGATGTCACGAAGCGGTTTCCGGGCGTGCTCGCCAATGACCGGGTCTCGCTCGATTTCTTTCCGGGTGAGGTTCATGCCCTGCTTGGCGAGAACGGGGCGGGCAAGTCGACGCTTATCTCGATGCTGGCAGGCGTGCAGCGGCCGGATGAGGGAGAGATCGCGGTCAGCGGCGCGGCGGTGGCCATCGCCTCGCCCAAGCACGCGCTCTCGCTGGGGATCGGAACGGTCTACCAGCACCGGATGCTGGTGCCCACGCTGACGGTAGCGGAAAACCTGATGCTGGGCGCGCCCTGGTGGCGGCGCCCGGCGCTTGGCGGTATCAGGGCGCGCTTTGGCGAGGCGGCGGCGGCCTTTGGCGTCTCTGTCGATCCCGATGCCCGGGTGGAAAACCTGTCGCTGGGCGAACAGCAGCAGGTGGAGATCATCCGCGCCCTCTGGCGCGGTGGGCGACTGCTGGTGCTGGACGAGCCGACGGCGATGCTGTCGCCCAGGGGGGTCGAGGAACTGGGCGCGATGATGAAGCGGATGACAGCGCTTGGCATCGGCATTGTCTTTATCACCCATCACCTGACCGAGGCACTGGAGTTCGGCGACCGCGTGTCTGTGCTGCGCAGTGGCCGGTCCGTCGGCGGGATCGGCCCGGAGGCCCTGAAGACGCTGCCGCGGCCAGAGGCGATGGCAGAAGTCGTGCGGCTGATGTTCGGCACCGGCCTTGCCACGGCCGAGGCCGCCGAGGGCGAGGCCCATGTGCCCCGCGTGCTGCTGGCCACGAAGATGCTGGAGGTGGTGGGCCTTTCCGGCCGTTCGCCGCGCTCTGGCTCCAGCTTCGAGGACGTGTCCTTCCATGTCCGCAAGGGCGAGATCTTCGGGATCGCCGGCGTCGATGGCAACGGCCAGACCCCGCTGGCCGAGGCACTGGCCGGGCAGATCTCCGCCACCGGATCGGTCGTGCTGGAGGGCCGCGAGCTTGGCCCCGCCAGCGTCGCACAGCGCTACCAGCTGGGCCTGCGCTACGCGACCGATGACAGGAATGGCGAGGGTATGGTCGGCAAGCTGCCGATCTCGACCAACATGGTGCTGAAGGAAATAGGTGCCGCGCCGTTCTGGCGCCGCGGGATCGAACGCCGCGCGGCGATTGACGCCCATGCCCGCGCGCTGTTCGTGGCCCATGACGTGCGCGCGCCCGGCATTCACACACCCGTCGGGCGATTGTCGGGCGGCAATATCCAGAAGGTGCTTCTGGCGCGCGAGCTGTCGGGCAACCCCAAGGTCATCGTCTATTCCAAGCCGACCCACGGGCTCGACCTGCGTAACATCGAGGCCACCCGCCGCCGGATCCGCGAGACGGCTGAGGCAGGCGTGGCGAGCGTTCTGATTTCAACCGACCTAGGCGAGGTTCTGGCACTGTCCGACCGGATCGGGGTGATGGTCCGCGGTCGGCTGGTGGGGATCGTCGAGAATGGCCCGGAGGCGCGGCGCGACGTAGGCCGCCTGATGGCCGGCATCACGGAGCAAGAGGCGGCATGA
- a CDS encoding putative B6 ABC transporter permease subunit 2, which translates to MTESTEFLSGARPAAPRFGFLGPLVLALLPVLAALVAAGLVLAVLGSDPIEYYGYVVERGLLRWRGLQATVVNMVPLLILGGALIVSFRSGLWNLGIDGQYLLGTLTAGATAPLLAGAFSSIVALPLAMLAGAAAGALWALPPALLRARAGINEVISGLMMSLIAASLTAAAIKLWLKDPASLEPQTLTLPVEDRLPLLAGTDINIGIFIALGLVIAAHVLMMRSATGLRFRILGLNPLAATHAGLGVPKLTLSVLCLSGALGGLAGAVELTGVLGKMQASWHPGYGFAVVPLVFLARMNGWAVIVFVFAFSVLQIGSASAATRLGVPQDFTLVLVGFLLLFLALSEYAGERLRARKV; encoded by the coding sequence ATGACTGAATCCACCGAATTCCTCAGCGGGGCCAGACCTGCCGCACCGCGCTTCGGCTTCCTCGGGCCGCTGGTGCTGGCGTTGCTGCCCGTGCTGGCCGCACTGGTGGCAGCCGGGCTTGTACTGGCGGTTCTGGGCTCTGACCCCATCGAATACTACGGCTATGTGGTCGAGCGCGGGCTGCTGCGCTGGCGCGGGCTGCAGGCGACCGTGGTGAACATGGTGCCGCTGCTGATCCTTGGCGGCGCGCTGATCGTCAGCTTCCGGTCCGGCCTGTGGAACCTGGGTATCGACGGGCAGTACCTGCTTGGCACGCTGACGGCCGGGGCCACCGCGCCGCTGCTGGCAGGCGCATTCTCGTCCATTGTCGCGCTGCCGCTGGCGATGCTGGCGGGCGCGGCCGCGGGCGCGCTCTGGGCGCTGCCCCCGGCACTGCTGCGCGCGCGGGCGGGGATCAACGAGGTGATCTCGGGCCTGATGATGTCACTGATCGCGGCTTCGCTGACCGCCGCCGCCATCAAGCTGTGGCTGAAGGACCCCGCCTCGCTGGAGCCGCAGACGCTGACCCTGCCGGTGGAAGACCGGCTGCCGCTGCTGGCGGGCACCGACATCAATATCGGGATCTTCATCGCGCTCGGCCTCGTCATTGCCGCGCATGTGCTGATGATGCGCAGCGCGACCGGCCTGCGCTTCCGCATCCTTGGCCTCAATCCGCTGGCGGCCACCCATGCCGGGCTTGGCGTGCCGAAGCTGACGCTGTCGGTGCTGTGCCTGTCAGGCGCGCTTGGCGGGCTTGCCGGCGCGGTAGAGCTGACGGGCGTACTGGGCAAGATGCAGGCCAGCTGGCATCCGGGCTATGGCTTTGCCGTGGTACCGCTGGTGTTTCTGGCACGGATGAACGGCTGGGCGGTGATCGTCTTCGTCTTCGCCTTCTCGGTCCTGCAGATCGGGTCTGCCTCTGCCGCCACACGCCTTGGCGTGCCGCAGGATTTCACGCTGGTCCTTGTGGGCTTCCTCCTGCTGTTCCTCGCGCTGTCCGAATATGCGGGCGAGCGTCTTCGTGCCCGAAAGGTCTGA
- a CDS encoding ABC transporter permease, producing MSPIFNEPFLAALLTGAIISALPLILAGLGEQMSERAGVMNIGLEGMMMAGALAGFAATLAGLGVWGGLLAGALVGAAVSVIMVLFCVRQGMNQIIVGIAITLGATGVTSLMHNAWYSRTYPRLDAAEKIALPGLSQIPVLGPGLFTHHPATWAGLLVALAFALIYRQTFLGLNLAAAGEKPDALDAAGIDVTRTRSLAVLIAGAMAGLGGAYMAVIGSGIFVPHMTGGAGYIAIVLAMLARDRPFWVVGGALLFGLCLSATTALQVGGIEVPTDFIQMLPFLAVMAVLVLFGRNARLPRALGQPYHRGQR from the coding sequence ATGTCACCGATTTTCAACGAGCCCTTTCTTGCCGCGCTGCTAACCGGCGCGATCATCTCGGCCCTGCCGCTGATCCTTGCCGGCCTTGGCGAGCAGATGTCAGAACGCGCGGGCGTGATGAACATCGGGCTGGAGGGTATGATGATGGCCGGCGCGCTTGCGGGCTTTGCCGCCACGCTGGCGGGCCTTGGCGTCTGGGGCGGGCTGCTGGCGGGGGCATTGGTCGGGGCGGCCGTGTCGGTCATCATGGTGCTGTTCTGCGTCCGGCAGGGGATGAACCAGATCATCGTCGGCATTGCGATCACGCTGGGGGCAACCGGCGTCACCTCGCTGATGCACAACGCCTGGTACTCGCGGACCTATCCACGGCTCGACGCGGCCGAGAAGATCGCGCTGCCGGGTCTGTCGCAGATCCCGGTGCTGGGGCCGGGCCTGTTCACCCACCATCCGGCAACCTGGGCGGGGCTGCTCGTCGCGCTGGCCTTCGCGCTGATCTATCGCCAGACCTTTCTGGGCCTGAACCTTGCTGCGGCGGGCGAAAAGCCCGATGCGCTGGACGCTGCCGGAATCGACGTGACCCGCACCCGCAGCCTGGCCGTGCTGATCGCCGGCGCGATGGCCGGGCTTGGCGGCGCCTACATGGCGGTGATCGGATCGGGCATCTTCGTGCCGCACATGACCGGCGGCGCCGGATATATCGCCATCGTCCTTGCCATGCTGGCCCGCGACCGCCCGTTCTGGGTGGTCGGCGGGGCGCTGCTGTTCGGGCTGTGCCTGTCCGCCACCACCGCCCTGCAGGTGGGCGGCATCGAAGTTCCCACCGATTTCATCCAGATGCTGCCCTTCCTTGCGGTGATGGCCGTGCTTGTCCTGTTCGGACGCAACGCCCGGCTGCCCCGCGCGCTCGGGCAACCCTATCACCGCGGTCAACGCTAG
- a CDS encoding 4-hydroxyphenylacetate 3-hydroxylase N-terminal domain-containing protein: MNEMSTTMPEKQLRTGAEYKASLKDGRKVWLDGELLGDVFEAPHLAAGIDTLAEMFDDQFTEEHAEATTYYEPKVGKIVTRSWQAPMSPEELVARRKMIEYTSKKTAGTYGRPPDLGPSIAMGLWAFLPTFKSRKSAFDDCQPDFAENIERYMEHGRLNNITCAESLTGPQNDRSQPLAQAASLLRVKKATKDGVYISGAKSVGSIAAQTNELFFTNLAYEGTPPESCIWGSVPMATEGLMLVSRECLSNPGADPFDHPLNHKGEEADQLCIFDNVFVPKERIFNLGDPELVTMYGKTCNWAHWHILTRLMVKAELFVGTAQLVLDVLGTGKIGPVQQLVADLIQYAQTLRAFVLAAEAQAKPTENGVMAPDIPLLTAGRMYSIQHYPTVIHTLQELCGQGLVMRFGRKAFLSPDIGHHLQELLPGHGVSGMEKERVMNFIWDLTTSSHAGRVALFENVNAGAAPMLRTRLFNEYDRSEHVKLARKLAGV, encoded by the coding sequence ATGAACGAGATGAGCACCACGATGCCGGAAAAGCAGCTGCGTACCGGCGCCGAATACAAGGCCTCGCTGAAGGACGGCCGCAAGGTCTGGCTGGATGGCGAACTTCTGGGCGACGTGTTCGAGGCACCGCATCTTGCCGCCGGGATCGACACGCTGGCCGAGATGTTCGACGACCAGTTCACCGAGGAACATGCCGAGGCGACGACCTATTACGAGCCCAAGGTCGGCAAGATCGTCACCCGGTCCTGGCAGGCGCCGATGAGCCCCGAAGAGCTGGTCGCCCGCCGCAAGATGATCGAATACACCTCGAAGAAGACCGCCGGCACCTATGGCCGCCCGCCGGATCTGGGGCCGTCGATCGCAATGGGCCTCTGGGCGTTCCTCCCGACATTCAAGAGCCGGAAATCCGCGTTCGATGACTGCCAGCCCGACTTTGCCGAGAATATCGAGCGGTATATGGAGCATGGGCGCCTGAACAACATCACCTGCGCCGAAAGCCTGACCGGGCCGCAGAATGACCGCTCGCAGCCCCTCGCGCAGGCGGCGTCCTTGCTGCGGGTTAAGAAGGCGACAAAGGATGGCGTCTATATCTCGGGCGCGAAATCCGTGGGGTCCATCGCCGCGCAGACCAACGAGCTGTTCTTCACCAACCTCGCCTATGAAGGCACCCCGCCCGAAAGCTGCATCTGGGGATCGGTCCCGATGGCGACCGAGGGGCTGATGCTGGTCAGCCGCGAATGCCTGTCGAACCCCGGCGCCGACCCGTTCGACCACCCGTTGAACCACAAGGGCGAAGAGGCGGACCAGCTGTGCATCTTCGACAACGTGTTCGTGCCGAAGGAACGGATCTTCAATCTGGGCGATCCCGAGCTGGTCACCATGTATGGCAAGACCTGCAACTGGGCGCATTGGCATATCCTAACCCGGCTGATGGTGAAGGCAGAGCTGTTCGTAGGCACCGCGCAACTGGTGCTCGACGTGCTGGGGACCGGCAAAATCGGGCCGGTGCAGCAGCTGGTGGCCGACCTTATCCAATACGCCCAGACCCTGCGCGCCTTCGTGCTTGCCGCCGAGGCGCAGGCGAAGCCGACCGAGAATGGCGTGATGGCCCCCGATATCCCGCTGCTGACCGCGGGGCGGATGTATTCGATCCAGCACTACCCCACCGTCATCCACACCCTGCAAGAGCTGTGCGGACAGGGCCTGGTGATGCGTTTTGGCCGCAAGGCCTTCCTCAGCCCCGATATCGGGCACCACCTGCAGGAGCTGCTGCCGGGGCATGGTGTGTCGGGGATGGAGAAAGAGCGGGTGATGAACTTCATCTGGGATCTGACCACCTCCAGCCATGCCGGGCGGGTGGCGCTGTTCGAGAACGTCAACGCGGGCGCGGCGCCGATGCTGCGGACACGACTCTTCAACGAGTATGACCGTTCCGAGCATGTGAAGCTCGCGCGCAAGCTGGCCGGGGTCTGA
- a CDS encoding nuclear transport factor 2 family protein: MRHRDLIDAFYRAYNAGQAEAAVALYAGDGCHVEAASGQARQGHEALLKGLRGFLGMLDGLRFEIARPVRAGAKVVVPYVMHGVMTRDLGAMQARGQIIALHGVHLFEIADGRIVQTTDFWDIDEFKAQVAA, translated from the coding sequence GTGCGGCACCGGGATCTGATCGACGCCTTCTATCGCGCCTATAATGCCGGGCAGGCAGAGGCGGCGGTGGCGCTGTATGCCGGGGATGGCTGTCACGTCGAGGCCGCTTCGGGGCAGGCGCGGCAGGGGCACGAGGCGCTGCTGAAGGGGCTTCGCGGCTTTCTGGGGATGCTGGACGGGCTGCGCTTTGAAATCGCCCGGCCGGTGCGGGCGGGGGCGAAGGTGGTGGTGCCCTATGTGATGCACGGAGTGATGACCCGCGACCTCGGCGCGATGCAGGCGCGCGGACAAATCATCGCGCTGCACGGCGTCCATCTGTTCGAGATCGCGGACGGCCGGATCGTGCAGACGACAGATTTCTGGGACATCGACGAGTTCAAGGCGCAGGTCGCCGCATGA
- a CDS encoding DJ-1/PfpI family protein, with the protein MAKILMITGDFTEDYETMVPFQTLLACGHEVDAVCPGKAAGDTVKTAIHDFEGDQTYSEKPGHNFALTADFAAVEVASYDALVVPGGRAPEYLRMNPQVLAMVRHFFDAGKPVAAICHGAQLLAAAGVLTGRTCSAYPACAYEVTASGGTFADIAVTEAVTDGNLVTAPAWPAHPAWMKQFMALL; encoded by the coding sequence ATGGCGAAGATCCTGATGATTACCGGCGACTTCACCGAAGACTATGAAACGATGGTCCCGTTCCAGACGCTTCTGGCCTGCGGCCATGAGGTGGACGCCGTCTGCCCGGGCAAGGCCGCCGGGGACACGGTGAAGACCGCGATCCATGATTTCGAGGGCGACCAGACCTATTCCGAGAAACCCGGCCACAATTTCGCACTGACCGCCGACTTTGCCGCCGTGGAGGTCGCCAGTTATGATGCGCTGGTGGTGCCGGGTGGCCGCGCACCGGAATACCTGCGGATGAACCCACAGGTTCTGGCGATGGTCCGACACTTCTTCGACGCCGGCAAGCCGGTCGCCGCGATCTGCCACGGCGCGCAGCTGCTGGCGGCAGCCGGGGTGCTGACCGGGCGCACCTGCTCGGCCTACCCCGCCTGCGCCTATGAGGTGACGGCCTCGGGCGGCACCTTTGCCGATATTGCGGTGACAGAGGCCGTGACCGATGGCAATCTGGTGACGGCGCCCGCCTGGCCGGCACATCCGGCGTGGATGAAGCAGTTCATGGCGCTTCTCTGA
- a CDS encoding ribbon-helix-helix domain-containing protein, with product MCELFIKADASQWQSRTHSLRIDGVATSIRIETHFWDTLTEIGARDGMTVAQLITRLWHEAMDADHDLGNFTSFLRVCCARYHALIAAGEISADLHVPIAGHPARAILAREAARRMN from the coding sequence ATGTGTGAACTCTTCATCAAGGCCGATGCCAGCCAATGGCAAAGCCGCACCCACTCCTTGCGCATCGACGGGGTCGCCACCTCGATAAGGATCGAGACCCATTTCTGGGACACGCTGACCGAAATCGGCGCGCGCGACGGCATGACCGTCGCGCAGCTGATTACAAGGCTCTGGCATGAGGCGATGGATGCCGATCACGACCTGGGCAACTTCACCTCGTTCCTGCGGGTCTGCTGCGCGCGCTATCACGCGCTGATCGCCGCGGGCGAGATTTCCGCCGACCTGCACGTTCCGATCGCGGGGCACCCGGCGCGGGCGATCCTTGCCCGCGAGGCGGCCCGGCGCATGAACTAG
- a CDS encoding FadR/GntR family transcriptional regulator — MSDPQRQPDPQRQPGPPRPSLADQVYDQLLTRIVEEHYPLHSRLPAEQVLAQGCGVSRPVLRTALARLRDDGIIASRRGSGNYVARRPDRQVMSFVPLGSITDIQRCYEFRIDVEGAAAAWAAKRRDEADLAALEAAFRRMDQTYQEQALGVDADQMLHLAIARATKNPFFQTVLDSLAQQIGFGMKLSRSLTLLATPGRQALVQSEHRAVIDAIVRQDPDAAAQAMRRHILAARDRMFVGDS; from the coding sequence GTGTCCGATCCACAGCGCCAGCCTGACCCCCAGCGCCAGCCCGGCCCGCCGCGCCCGTCCCTGGCCGATCAGGTCTATGACCAGCTGCTGACCCGGATCGTCGAAGAACACTACCCGCTGCACAGCCGCCTGCCGGCCGAGCAGGTGCTGGCACAGGGGTGCGGCGTGTCGCGGCCGGTGCTGCGCACTGCGCTGGCGCGGCTGCGCGATGACGGCATCATCGCCTCGCGTCGCGGGTCGGGCAATTACGTCGCCCGCCGCCCCGACCGGCAGGTGATGAGCTTCGTGCCGCTGGGGTCGATCACCGATATCCAGCGCTGCTATGAATTCCGCATCGACGTGGAAGGCGCGGCGGCGGCCTGGGCTGCAAAGCGGCGCGACGAGGCCGACCTGGCGGCGCTGGAGGCCGCGTTCCGGCGGATGGACCAGACCTATCAGGAACAGGCACTTGGGGTCGATGCCGACCAGATGCTGCATCTGGCGATTGCGCGGGCGACCAAGAACCCGTTCTTCCAGACGGTGCTGGACTCCCTCGCCCAGCAGATCGGGTTCGGCATGAAGCTGTCGCGCTCCTTGACGTTGCTGGCCACGCCGGGGCGGCAGGCGCTGGTGCAAAGCGAGCACCGCGCTGTGATCGACGCGATTGTCCGGCAGGATCCCGACGCGGCCGCGCAGGCGATGCGCCGTCACATCCTCGCCGCGCGGGACAGGATGTTCGTGGGCGACAGCTGA